Proteins co-encoded in one Methylomonas albis genomic window:
- a CDS encoding histidine phosphatase family protein: MNQSTVIDFLRHGEACGGSYYRGITDDPLTERGWRQMYCQCGEGQWDTVVSSPLRRCRSFASAWCEQQQLDLLIEPAWSEIDFGAWEGQTAEQISIRWPDALAAYYKDPIKFTPPGAESYQKFATRVRKGWENLLAVHGGRRILVVTHAGVIRALFAEAFRLTVTQSFHIDLPHACLTRFTSFDDGNGRFVQLNFHKPG; encoded by the coding sequence ATGAATCAGTCAACCGTAATAGATTTTTTGCGACACGGCGAAGCCTGCGGCGGTTCGTATTATCGAGGTATTACCGACGATCCACTCACGGAACGCGGGTGGCGGCAAATGTATTGCCAATGCGGGGAAGGGCAGTGGGATACCGTAGTCAGTTCGCCGCTGCGACGTTGCCGCTCCTTTGCCTCTGCCTGGTGCGAACAACAACAATTGGACTTACTGATCGAACCGGCTTGGAGTGAAATCGATTTCGGTGCTTGGGAAGGTCAAACCGCCGAGCAAATTTCGATTCGGTGGCCCGATGCGCTAGCGGCATATTATAAAGACCCCATAAAATTTACACCGCCCGGCGCCGAAAGCTACCAAAAATTCGCCACCCGAGTGCGAAAAGGCTGGGAAAATTTATTGGCTGTACATGGCGGACGCAGAATACTGGTTGTTACCCATGCCGGAGTGATCAGAGCGCTATTCGCGGAAGCCTTCAGACTAACGGTTACCCAAAGTTTTCATATCGACTTGCCGCACGCCTGTTTGACCCGTTTTACCAGTTTTGACGACGGCAATGGCCGCTTCGTCCAGCTTAACTTTCACAAGCCGGGTTGA
- a CDS encoding phosphate/phosphite/phosphonate ABC transporter substrate-binding protein gives MSFMFTVSPDFAPDRLSGWYIFNTWLQKQSAEAIHLEMYNHYQDLHHAIAADKIDLIYANPFDAATLVREKGFLPLVRANGESDEAIIAVNADSNIRDVIDLKPNTRVAFTDDPDVRLMGMIMLEPADLHADNIVPILSDNHVLVAKHLLKSEADVGIILAEAYDNLSGMIKKQLRVLVRSQISVINHSLMIGPRLQGRRGDFQKILVDMDKDEKGSGVLNALGFEAWKRIEDEEMEFMIDLMDTLNT, from the coding sequence ATGTCTTTTATGTTTACAGTTAGTCCGGATTTTGCCCCGGATCGCCTGTCAGGTTGGTATATCTTCAACACCTGGTTGCAGAAACAGAGTGCCGAAGCCATCCATCTGGAAATGTATAACCACTATCAGGATTTACACCATGCAATAGCAGCGGATAAGATCGATTTAATTTATGCCAATCCCTTCGACGCTGCGACCTTGGTCAGAGAGAAAGGTTTTTTGCCTCTGGTACGCGCTAATGGTGAATCCGACGAAGCGATCATTGCCGTGAATGCCGACAGCAATATCCGAGATGTGATCGACTTAAAACCAAATACCCGCGTAGCATTCACTGACGATCCGGATGTGCGCTTAATGGGTATGATCATGCTAGAACCCGCCGATTTGCATGCCGATAATATTGTCCCAATATTATCGGATAATCATGTTTTGGTCGCTAAACACCTGCTGAAAAGCGAAGCCGACGTTGGCATTATTCTGGCGGAGGCATACGATAATCTATCTGGTATGATAAAAAAACAATTACGGGTATTGGTGCGCAGTCAAATTAGTGTTATCAACCATTCCCTAATGATAGGGCCGAGATTGCAGGGCCGCCGAGGCGATTTTCAAAAAATACTGGTGGATATGGATAAGGATGAAAAAGGTAGCGGGGTGTTGAACGCGCTTGGTTTCGAGGCCTGGAAACGGATCGAAGACGAAGAAATGGAGTTTATGATCGATTTGATGGATACCTTGAACACCTGA
- a CDS encoding PAS domain-containing protein, translating into MFVDMKPEDIVGEYQEATLTYYDGKSRKVLYTALETPYPDGKLIVSTTTPDGIISHVNRAFVEMSGYTEAELLGAPHCILRHPDMPPAAFQDLWDTVLRGEKWQGFVKNLRKDGGYYWVKATVIPNVRGGKVVGYTSVRRKPSLTKVDECIALYPTLF; encoded by the coding sequence ATGTTCGTTGATATGAAACCAGAAGATATCGTAGGCGAGTACCAGGAAGCGACTCTTACCTATTACGATGGTAAATCCCGAAAAGTACTTTACACCGCGCTTGAAACCCCATATCCCGACGGCAAATTAATCGTTTCCACGACTACGCCGGATGGCATTATCAGTCATGTCAATCGGGCGTTTGTAGAAATGTCAGGCTACACCGAAGCGGAATTGCTCGGCGCACCGCATTGTATTCTTAGACACCCGGACATGCCGCCAGCTGCTTTTCAAGATCTATGGGATACGGTGTTGCGGGGTGAGAAATGGCAAGGATTCGTAAAAAATTTACGTAAGGATGGCGGTTATTATTGGGTAAAAGCCACGGTGATCCCGAACGTGCGCGGCGGCAAGGTGGTAGGTTATACCTCGGTGCGTAGAAAGCCATCGCTCACTAAAGTCGATGAATGCATCGCGCTGTATCCGACACTTTTTTAA
- a CDS encoding roadblock/LC7 domain-containing protein — MKADMLTSVLNELNGTSADIEASGVISTDGLMMASVLPAGMDEDRVGAMSAAMLSLGDRTAQELNRGNLEQVLIKGARGYVLMTYAGNEAVLTVLAKPNAKLGLIFLDVKRAAESISEML; from the coding sequence ATGAAAGCAGACATGCTGACGTCGGTTTTGAACGAGCTGAACGGAACATCGGCGGATATAGAAGCGTCCGGCGTGATTTCTACCGATGGTTTGATGATGGCATCGGTATTGCCCGCCGGTATGGACGAAGATCGGGTAGGTGCGATGAGCGCTGCCATGTTGTCTTTGGGCGATAGAACCGCGCAAGAATTAAATCGCGGCAATTTGGAACAGGTGTTGATCAAAGGTGCCAGGGGCTATGTGTTAATGACCTATGCCGGTAACGAAGCCGTGCTCACTGTGCTCGCCAAGCCTAACGCCAAACTCGGATTAATCTTCCTTGACGTCAAGCGCGCAGCTGAGAGTATTTCCGAAATGCTGTAA